A single Chitinophagales bacterium DNA region contains:
- a CDS encoding cytochrome c has translation MRLTIKLVLPSIFSLLIFSCKLEKKEEVSTKPDGKTIYMDRCTSCHGMDGKLGFGGAKDITSSRKTIEEIVNQVTNGKGAMAPYKNILSTEEIRAVSEYAFSMQKK, from the coding sequence ATGAGATTAACAATTAAGCTTGTCTTACCTTCTATATTTTCTTTATTGATATTTTCCTGTAAATTAGAAAAAAAAGAAGAGGTTTCTACTAAACCCGACGGAAAGACCATATATATGGATCGCTGTACATCCTGCCATGGAATGGATGGAAAATTGGGCTTCGGCGGGGCAAAAGACATAACCTCCTCTAGGAAAACCATAGAAGAAATTGTCAATCAAGTAACGAATGGCAAAGGGGCTATGGCGCCGTATAAAAATATCCTATCTACGGAAGAAATTCGGGCGGTATCTGAATATGCGTTTTCCATGCAAAAAAAATAA
- a CDS encoding IS1 family transposase — protein MATLMTSCIRLTDTQKCPYCSSKSLIKNGKTKTGKQKFYCKSCGKYLLNFYTYKAYDPYLSHNVCALIKEGCGVRNIARLLIPNRIFLSSFLTKKIQGRHYIL, from the coding sequence ATGGCTACACTCATGACCTCGTGTATCAGATTGACTGATACCCAGAAGTGTCCGTATTGCTCAAGTAAAAGCTTGATTAAAAACGGAAAAACGAAAACTGGCAAGCAAAAGTTTTATTGTAAATCTTGTGGTAAGTATCTTCTTAATTTTTATACTTACAAAGCTTATGATCCCTATTTAAGTCATAATGTATGTGCCTTAATTAAGGAGGGTTGTGGTGTTCGTAATATAGCTAGATTACTTATACCGAACCGAATATTTCTAAGTTCGTTCCTCACTAAGAAAATTCAAGGTCGGCATTATATTTTGTAA
- a CDS encoding dCTP deaminase, whose amino-acid sequence MILSGKEIEKRIGRDIIIKPYSPSQLNPNSYNLRLHNELMVYDNYELDMKKENKATKLLIPEDGLLLEPNKLYLGRTLEYTETKEHVPMLEGRSSIGRLGMFIHVTAGFGDVGFSGFWTLEIFVIQPLRIYPGVEICQIYYHSIDGEYEHYKSGKYQNNSEIQPSLLFKDFER is encoded by the coding sequence ATGATTTTAAGTGGAAAAGAAATAGAAAAAAGAATAGGCAGGGATATCATCATTAAGCCGTATAGCCCTTCCCAACTCAACCCCAATAGTTATAACCTTCGCCTGCATAATGAGCTGATGGTTTATGACAACTATGAGTTGGACATGAAAAAAGAAAATAAAGCCACAAAACTCCTTATTCCTGAAGACGGTTTATTGTTAGAACCCAACAAACTCTATCTGGGCAGAACCCTTGAATATACCGAAACCAAAGAACACGTACCTATGCTAGAAGGTAGAAGTTCTATTGGTAGATTAGGGATGTTTATTCATGTCACTGCCGGTTTTGGCGATGTCGGTTTTTCTGGCTTCTGGACTTTGGAGATATTTGTCATTCAACCTTTGCGAATTTATCCTGGTGTGGAAATTTGTCAAATTTACTATCATAGTATTGATGGGGAGTATGAACACTATAAAAGCGGCAAATACCAAAACAATAGCGAGATACAGCCAAGTTTGTTGTTTAAGGATTTTGAGAGGTAA
- a CDS encoding RecQ family ATP-dependent DNA helicase: MAPNTSSQINLSELLQKNFGFSTFKGEQEKIIQSILSGKDTFVLMPTGGGKSLCYQLPGIISEGTAVIISPLIALMKNQVDLVRNYNENENIAHFYNSTLNVGQKRAVEKEVLEGKTKLLYIAPETLAKPDNIEFLKSFKISFIAIDEAHCISEWGHDFRPEYRKIKDAIKKIPYSVPIMALTATATPKVQADIVKNLSLKNHNLFISSFNRANLYYEIRYKINDDWAIKNIIQFIKTQEGKTGIIYVLNRKSAEKIAETLCLNGIKAAPYHAGLEAKLRANTQDQFLNEDIHVIVATVAFGMGIDKPDIRYVIHYNIAKSLENYYQETGRAGRDGLEGNCIAYFNYKDINKVEKMLSDKTVTERERGMLLIDETVAYIESGECRRKFLLNYFGEEYNSSACTENKMCDNCAKPKEKVDVTDDISLSLNIINSCIEAHYLPHIMNIAMGIKSDGVASYKHDLMPFFGQGKDKNEHYWTSVLRTTVIHGLVYREVEEYGTLKLTDKGRAYIKEPFHIEISLNHDYESEGDVVLAGNNTSSMDKELYNILLDVRKVEAKKANKPPYVIIQAPSLEEMCLKYPITEEEFGHITGVTKAMAAKYAKSFCRVIQDYVEENDIIRPDDVMVKTIVNKSSDKVKIIAAIDKKISLETIAKELGLKFTELVNELESIVLNGTKLNIKYYLKEILDDEVIDEMMEFFQKNETGDIKECYENFIDDDLPEDDIRLVKLQFIGENLM, translated from the coding sequence ATGGCGCCGAATACCTCTTCTCAAATCAATCTGTCTGAACTTCTGCAAAAGAATTTCGGCTTCAGCACGTTTAAAGGTGAGCAGGAAAAAATAATTCAATCTATTTTATCTGGTAAAGACACCTTTGTGCTAATGCCCACGGGTGGCGGCAAATCTCTTTGCTACCAATTGCCGGGCATTATTTCTGAAGGTACAGCGGTCATTATTTCCCCGCTAATAGCCTTGATGAAAAATCAAGTAGATCTCGTAAGAAATTATAATGAAAATGAGAATATTGCACACTTCTATAATAGTACGCTCAATGTAGGACAGAAACGCGCTGTAGAAAAAGAAGTATTAGAAGGCAAAACCAAGCTTCTATATATAGCCCCCGAAACATTGGCTAAACCGGATAATATTGAGTTTCTAAAGTCATTTAAAATCTCGTTTATAGCTATAGACGAAGCGCACTGTATCTCTGAGTGGGGTCATGATTTCCGACCCGAGTACAGAAAAATAAAAGATGCCATTAAAAAGATTCCTTATTCTGTTCCTATCATGGCTCTTACTGCTACGGCTACACCTAAGGTTCAGGCAGACATTGTAAAAAATCTCTCCCTTAAAAACCACAATCTTTTCATATCCTCGTTCAATAGGGCAAATCTCTATTATGAAATTAGATATAAAATCAACGATGACTGGGCTATTAAAAACATAATTCAATTTATAAAAACTCAAGAAGGAAAAACAGGTATTATTTATGTTTTAAATAGAAAGTCCGCTGAAAAAATAGCCGAAACCCTTTGCTTAAATGGAATAAAAGCGGCTCCCTACCATGCTGGACTAGAAGCCAAGCTTAGAGCCAATACCCAAGACCAATTTCTAAATGAAGACATACATGTTATTGTTGCCACTGTAGCGTTCGGTATGGGTATAGATAAACCGGATATACGCTATGTCATTCACTACAATATAGCCAAATCTCTTGAAAACTATTATCAGGAGACAGGTCGAGCGGGTAGAGACGGACTTGAAGGAAACTGTATCGCTTATTTTAACTATAAGGATATCAATAAGGTAGAAAAAATGTTAAGCGACAAAACAGTCACAGAAAGAGAGCGCGGCATGCTTTTAATCGATGAAACGGTTGCTTATATAGAATCTGGTGAGTGTCGTCGCAAATTTTTACTCAACTACTTCGGTGAAGAATATAATAGCTCTGCCTGCACAGAAAATAAAATGTGCGACAACTGCGCAAAACCAAAAGAAAAAGTTGATGTTACAGATGATATTTCTCTATCTCTCAATATTATCAATTCTTGCATTGAGGCGCACTACCTGCCACATATCATGAATATTGCTATGGGAATAAAATCTGATGGTGTTGCCTCATATAAACACGACTTAATGCCATTTTTCGGACAGGGTAAGGATAAAAACGAGCACTACTGGACATCGGTTTTAAGGACAACAGTTATTCACGGCTTGGTGTACAGAGAAGTGGAGGAGTATGGAACCCTTAAGCTCACGGACAAAGGTCGAGCCTATATCAAAGAGCCATTTCATATCGAAATCTCACTCAATCATGATTATGAAAGTGAGGGCGATGTCGTCCTAGCGGGCAATAATACTTCGAGCATGGATAAAGAACTCTATAATATTCTGCTCGATGTGAGAAAGGTGGAGGCTAAAAAAGCCAATAAGCCTCCTTATGTGATTATTCAGGCACCGTCTCTCGAAGAAATGTGTTTGAAATACCCTATTACAGAAGAAGAGTTTGGGCATATTACAGGAGTCACAAAGGCTATGGCGGCAAAATACGCCAAGTCATTTTGTAGAGTTATACAAGACTATGTAGAAGAGAACGACATCATTAGACCAGACGATGTCATGGTCAAAACCATTGTCAATAAAAGCAGCGATAAGGTAAAAATCATAGCAGCTATTGATAAAAAAATCTCTCTTGAAACTATAGCGAAAGAGTTGGGTTTAAAATTTACAGAATTAGTCAATGAACTTGAATCCATCGTGCTCAATGGCACTAAACTCAATATAAAATACTATCTGAAAGAGATTTTGGACGATGAGGTTATCGACGAAATGATGGAATTTTTCCAAAAAAATGAAACAGGGGATATCAAAGAATGCTATGAAAACTTCATAGACGACGATTTACCAGAAGATGATATTCGCTTAGTGAAGTTGCAGTTTATTGGAGAGAATTTGATGTAA
- a CDS encoding alkane 1-monooxygenase → MTKYKYLFSFFIPAIIGFSLWSNSIFVFTALVFLFGIIPLLELFSVADDSNFSVEQEVSEGSSKFYDWVVYLFLPCQFTLVFYFLFTIDKTTETYLIIGKILSMGLACGILGINVAHELGHRVSWYEKAMSQALLLTSMYMHFFIEHNYGHHQNVSTDMDPASAKRGESLYVFHLRSIFTGYISAWKIQAELLKRKGAMFFSFQNKMIWFSLIQLGFLCFIYLVFGVKTLLAYLAAAFIGVFLLETVNYIEHYGLRRKLKPSGHYERTMPAHSWNSNHPIGRILLFELSRHSDHHYIATRKYQILRHFDDSPQMPTGYPGMMLLSTIPPLWFFLIHKRLDTYKNQKFQSLLG, encoded by the coding sequence TTGACAAAATATAAATATTTATTTAGTTTCTTTATCCCTGCAATCATTGGATTTTCTTTGTGGTCAAATTCTATATTTGTTTTTACTGCCCTTGTCTTTCTTTTCGGCATAATTCCTTTGTTAGAATTATTCTCTGTCGCCGATGATTCCAATTTTTCTGTAGAGCAAGAAGTCTCCGAAGGTTCATCTAAATTTTATGATTGGGTGGTTTATTTATTTCTTCCTTGTCAGTTTACATTAGTTTTTTATTTCCTTTTTACCATTGATAAAACAACAGAAACCTATTTAATCATCGGGAAAATCCTTTCTATGGGACTGGCTTGCGGTATTTTAGGCATCAATGTCGCGCACGAACTAGGTCATCGAGTTTCTTGGTATGAAAAAGCTATGAGTCAAGCTTTGTTATTGACATCGATGTATATGCATTTCTTTATTGAGCACAATTATGGTCATCATCAAAATGTGTCGACCGACATGGACCCCGCTTCTGCTAAACGGGGTGAGTCTCTTTATGTCTTTCACCTTCGATCGATATTTACTGGTTATATTTCAGCGTGGAAAATTCAAGCTGAACTTCTTAAGCGCAAGGGTGCTATGTTTTTTTCTTTTCAAAACAAAATGATCTGGTTTTCGCTCATTCAGCTTGGTTTTTTATGTTTTATCTATTTGGTATTTGGCGTTAAAACACTGCTAGCATATTTAGCCGCTGCGTTTATCGGTGTTTTTCTTTTAGAAACAGTGAACTATATTGAACATTACGGACTTCGAAGAAAACTAAAGCCAAGTGGTCATTATGAAAGAACTATGCCCGCCCACTCTTGGAATTCAAATCATCCTATTGGAAGAATTTTGCTATTCGAGCTCTCACGTCATTCTGATCATCATTATATAGCGACACGAAAATATCAAATTTTACGACATTTTGATGATAGCCCACAAATGCCTACCGGCTATCCTGGCATGATGTTATTAAGCACCATTCCTCCTTTGTGGTTTTTTCTGATTCACAAACGACTCGACACCTATAAAAATCAAAAATTTCAATCTTTACTAGGATAG
- a CDS encoding TerC family protein — protein MDTSLFSTASLMAILTLTFLEIILGIDNIVFISIVTGKLKEADRPRARRIGLFLALFFRIIMLFGLTWILKLNNPFLSFNNNFIEVGISGQSLIVFFGGLFLLYKSVTEIHEKMEGAEHSAGSSASSVSKAIIQIALLNLVFSFDSILTAIGLVSLAPPPVGFGYATGMEIMIISVIISILIMLKFAGPVSEFVNNHPTIQILGLSFLILIGVMLVAEGAHMAHLRIMHSIAVHSIPKGYLYFGIIFSLFIEMLNMRMRKSTDKKVKLNDSEIQDKELY, from the coding sequence ATGGACACTTCTCTTTTCTCGACCGCCTCTTTGATGGCCATTCTTACTTTAACTTTTCTAGAAATCATTCTAGGTATAGACAATATCGTATTTATATCCATAGTCACTGGCAAGCTGAAAGAAGCCGATAGGCCCAGAGCCCGAAGAATTGGTCTTTTTTTAGCACTTTTTTTTAGAATAATTATGCTTTTTGGGCTGACTTGGATTCTAAAACTAAACAACCCCTTTCTTTCTTTTAATAATAATTTCATAGAGGTAGGTATCTCAGGACAGAGCCTTATCGTTTTTTTCGGTGGACTTTTCCTTCTTTACAAGTCTGTAACCGAAATACATGAAAAAATGGAGGGCGCAGAGCATAGTGCCGGATCATCTGCTTCGTCTGTATCGAAAGCTATTATTCAAATAGCTCTTTTAAATTTGGTTTTCTCTTTTGATTCTATCTTGACCGCTATTGGTTTGGTGAGTTTGGCTCCACCACCTGTTGGATTCGGCTATGCTACGGGCATGGAGATTATGATTATCTCAGTCATCATTTCTATTTTAATTATGCTGAAATTTGCTGGTCCGGTATCAGAATTTGTCAACAATCACCCTACAATTCAGATTCTAGGCTTATCCTTTCTTATTCTCATAGGAGTCATGCTAGTAGCCGAAGGTGCGCATATGGCTCATTTGAGAATTATGCACTCTATCGCGGTGCATAGCATACCTAAAGGCTATCTCTACTTTGGTATTATCTTCTCCTTATTCATAGAAATGCTCAATATGCGAATGCGCAAATCGACTGATAAAAAGGTGAAACTGAATGATAGTGAAATTCAAGATAAGGAGCTATATTAA
- a CDS encoding S9 family peptidase has protein sequence MNRIFLLFFLFFSSIMNSQNAKLIDRELFFGNPEISGSQLSPDGKYVTFLKEYEGIMNLWIKKFDEPFEKAIPLTNQKRPMYGYFWTEDAKFILFVRDNDGDENMNIYAIDPYAGKLPEARNLTPMKDITANIQMVSKKSPNILYVGINNRDKKWHDLYKLNIANGQLEMIYENKERITDFNFDWDETLRLLSKTDEKGNTVTYRIDAGNKLEEIYSTNVKEGAAFLMWNKDNTQVYLETNKGDLDLSELYLMNPKTKQLTLIEKDPKGQVDFGSLFVDDNTREIIYTSYTNDKRIRYWKNKAWEENHSFLETKFPGREIGYASYTNDYSKMLISTYGDKYVPEVYYFDTKTRELTFQYCPRPKLKAIESELVEMLPISYPSSDGTIINGYLSYPKGGKKNLPLIALIHGGPKGPRDNWGYSAEVQFLCNRGFAVFQPNFRASGGYGKKFLNAGDKQWGKLMQDDITWGVKHLITNQVADPKKLVIMGGSYGGYATLAGITFTPDLYACGVDIVGPSNIFTLLESIPPYWEAGRAMLYEMVGDPSTEDGKKLIRQASPLFHVDKIVKPLLVIQGANDPRVKQAEADQIVIALRDKGKKVDYLLAKDEGHGFYKPLNSKAMYAGIEKFLSEVIGTPYQKDMPQDVGEKLKELTVDVSKVKYEVKKDLKAEKTLPPIVNPLIEINLSYDVLLEVQGQKIPMTMVRSIKKIGNDFEVEDISKSPMGEMKDKSLISPDFKLKTRTMSQNGQDATFTFTENSCTGSLMGKTLDIKWDGATIYDGSIQDLMIAGLPLDDGYSIVCNMPDIMSGKAKLVQINCLGMDNGMRKVEIINTDNATDITTMWIDTKYKLARKMTAVIPAMGNALMTITMK, from the coding sequence ATGAATCGTATTTTTTTGCTATTTTTTTTATTTTTCTCATCGATTATGAACTCTCAAAACGCTAAACTGATTGATCGCGAACTTTTCTTTGGCAATCCCGAAATTTCAGGAAGTCAATTAAGCCCAGATGGCAAGTATGTGACCTTTCTCAAAGAATATGAAGGCATTATGAACCTATGGATTAAGAAATTTGATGAGCCTTTTGAAAAAGCGATACCCCTAACCAATCAAAAGCGACCTATGTATGGGTATTTTTGGACTGAGGATGCCAAATTTATCCTTTTTGTGCGCGACAACGATGGCGATGAAAATATGAACATATATGCTATTGATCCTTATGCAGGGAAATTGCCAGAAGCCAGAAACCTTACCCCTATGAAAGATATAACAGCCAATATACAAATGGTCAGCAAAAAAAGCCCTAATATTTTATACGTTGGCATTAATAATAGAGACAAAAAATGGCATGATTTATATAAATTAAATATCGCCAATGGACAGCTCGAGATGATCTATGAAAATAAAGAGCGCATCACTGACTTCAATTTTGACTGGGACGAAACACTCAGACTTCTGAGCAAAACAGATGAAAAAGGCAATACTGTAACATACAGAATAGATGCAGGAAATAAGTTAGAAGAAATATACAGCACCAACGTGAAAGAAGGCGCAGCATTTCTTATGTGGAACAAGGACAACACCCAAGTATATCTTGAGACAAATAAAGGAGATCTGGACTTGTCTGAGCTCTATCTAATGAATCCAAAAACAAAACAACTGACGTTAATAGAAAAAGACCCGAAAGGACAGGTAGACTTTGGTTCACTATTTGTCGATGATAATACCAGAGAAATAATTTATACTTCATACACGAATGATAAACGAATTCGATACTGGAAAAATAAAGCCTGGGAAGAAAATCATTCTTTTTTAGAAACTAAGTTTCCGGGTAGAGAAATTGGCTACGCAAGTTACACCAATGATTATAGCAAAATGCTTATTTCTACCTATGGAGATAAATATGTGCCGGAGGTATATTATTTTGACACTAAAACTCGTGAGCTCACCTTTCAGTATTGTCCTCGACCGAAATTAAAAGCAATAGAATCTGAATTGGTTGAAATGTTACCTATTAGCTATCCTAGTAGTGATGGAACTATTATCAACGGCTATTTATCTTATCCAAAAGGTGGCAAAAAAAATCTGCCTTTGATAGCTTTAATACATGGTGGACCCAAGGGCCCAAGAGATAACTGGGGATATAGCGCTGAGGTTCAGTTCCTCTGCAATCGTGGTTTTGCAGTATTTCAGCCCAACTTCCGCGCCAGCGGTGGCTATGGCAAAAAGTTTCTCAATGCTGGCGACAAGCAGTGGGGCAAACTCATGCAAGATGATATTACCTGGGGCGTAAAACACCTCATAACCAATCAAGTGGCCGATCCTAAAAAATTAGTGATTATGGGTGGTAGCTATGGAGGTTATGCTACATTAGCTGGTATTACTTTTACCCCAGATCTTTATGCTTGTGGCGTCGATATTGTAGGTCCTAGTAATATTTTCACACTTCTAGAGTCTATTCCTCCATACTGGGAAGCCGGCAGAGCAATGCTCTATGAAATGGTAGGCGACCCATCTACTGAAGATGGAAAAAAACTTATAAGACAAGCCAGTCCGCTTTTTCATGTAGATAAAATTGTGAAGCCTCTTCTAGTAATCCAAGGAGCAAACGACCCTAGAGTTAAACAAGCCGAAGCAGACCAAATCGTAATCGCACTAAGAGATAAGGGTAAAAAAGTTGACTATTTATTGGCCAAGGATGAAGGGCATGGTTTTTATAAGCCTCTTAATAGCAAAGCCATGTATGCTGGCATAGAAAAATTTCTATCCGAAGTTATCGGCACACCATATCAAAAAGATATGCCTCAAGATGTGGGAGAAAAACTAAAAGAGCTCACGGTTGATGTTTCCAAAGTAAAGTATGAAGTAAAAAAAGATTTAAAAGCCGAGAAAACCCTTCCGCCTATTGTGAATCCTCTGATTGAAATCAACCTTTCCTATGATGTTTTGCTAGAGGTTCAAGGTCAAAAAATACCTATGACCATGGTTCGATCCATTAAAAAAATAGGTAATGATTTCGAAGTAGAGGATATATCTAAAAGCCCTATGGGTGAGATGAAAGATAAATCTCTTATCTCCCCAGACTTTAAACTCAAAACCAGAACCATGTCACAGAATGGTCAAGATGCTACTTTTACCTTTACAGAAAATAGTTGTACTGGTAGTCTTATGGGAAAAACACTTGACATTAAGTGGGATGGTGCTACTATTTATGATGGCTCTATTCAAGATTTAATGATAGCGGGGTTGCCACTTGACGACGGATATTCTATCGTATGTAATATGCCCGATATTATGTCTGGTAAAGCTAAATTAGTTCAGATTAATTGCCTAGGTATGGATAATGGTATGCGCAAAGTGGAGATTATAAATACTGATAACGCTACAGATATTACGACCATGTGGATTGACACTAAATATAAACTTGCCAGAAAAATGACCGCCGTGATTCCAGCTATGGGTAATGCTTTGATGACGATAACGATGAAATAA
- a CDS encoding DUF805 domain-containing protein, whose translation MNYFIHCLKNYANFKGRARRKEFWMFILFSIIFSIVFSILDSLLGTSYKFSYPLMGREIPMSIGYMSSFFSLFLLVPSIAVGVRRIHDVGKTGWLYVIFYGLTVFCCIGIFPWIYFMVKEGDTGENQYGPDPKAY comes from the coding sequence ATGAACTATTTTATTCACTGTTTAAAAAACTATGCTAATTTCAAAGGAAGAGCCAGAAGGAAAGAATTCTGGATGTTTATACTTTTCTCAATTATTTTTTCAATTGTTTTCTCTATTTTAGATAGTTTACTAGGCACCTCATATAAATTTAGTTACCCTTTAATGGGAAGGGAAATACCGATGAGTATTGGTTATATGAGCAGCTTTTTTTCTTTGTTCTTACTGGTTCCCAGTATAGCTGTTGGAGTTCGTAGAATCCACGATGTAGGTAAAACCGGCTGGTTGTATGTTATTTTTTACGGATTAACTGTTTTTTGTTGCATCGGTATTTTTCCATGGATCTATTTTATGGTTAAAGAGGGAGATACTGGCGAAAATCAATATGGCCCTGACCCTAAAGCATATTAA
- a CDS encoding DUF839 domain-containing protein: MERRSFLKFISATTAVSALDNSFAAELPKLKHYPRLSEIDFEGISFSNEDNVILTKELKYAVLIKWQDPLNEKDSFGFNNDFINFVPLAKNGNEGILWVNHESPDRLMILDKMTDTPTKEEVEKEMYSVGGALVHIKKNTKTNQWEYLKKSPYNRRFSALTLIPFANNVEILGKNITMGTLGNCAGGKTPWNTILTCEENYDLFYGETVHKDGTTSFRKSEFGWENHFENPPEHYGWVVEINPITGEAKKHISMGRMAHECATTTRSKNGKVVVYTGDDTNDEHLYKFISDSEDNLDKGVLYVANLERGEWIPLDKDLHMELNKHYSSQIELLIQTRVAAKIANATPLARPEDIEIHPVSKDVFVSLTNNKPKGNYHGSILKIMEENADAGSMKFKHEYFLTGGEESGFSCPDNLAFDDKYNLWFTSDIAAGSQKKKQYTAFKNNGLFMVPVSGKNAGKVIQIASAPNAAEFTGPYFSPDYKTLFLSVQHPGETSKDKDNFLSHWPIGGNSKPIPAVIQISLK, from the coding sequence ATGGAGCGACGATCCTTCTTAAAATTTATTTCCGCCACCACTGCCGTATCCGCTCTAGACAATAGTTTTGCTGCCGAACTACCTAAACTAAAACACTATCCTAGGCTATCTGAAATAGACTTTGAAGGGATTTCCTTTTCGAATGAAGACAATGTCATCTTAACCAAGGAGCTGAAATACGCTGTATTGATTAAATGGCAAGATCCCTTAAATGAAAAGGATAGTTTTGGTTTTAATAATGACTTTATCAATTTTGTCCCATTGGCTAAAAATGGCAATGAAGGTATCCTCTGGGTAAACCACGAATCTCCTGATAGATTGATGATCTTAGATAAAATGACTGACACGCCCACAAAAGAAGAAGTAGAAAAAGAAATGTATTCTGTGGGTGGTGCCCTTGTTCACATTAAGAAAAATACAAAAACAAATCAATGGGAATACCTAAAAAAGAGTCCCTACAATAGGCGATTTTCGGCTTTAACCTTAATTCCTTTTGCTAATAACGTGGAAATTTTAGGTAAAAATATCACTATGGGCACCTTAGGCAATTGCGCTGGTGGAAAGACCCCGTGGAACACTATTTTGACTTGTGAGGAGAATTATGATTTGTTTTATGGTGAAACGGTGCATAAAGATGGCACGACCAGCTTCCGTAAAAGTGAATTCGGTTGGGAAAATCATTTCGAAAACCCTCCTGAACATTACGGGTGGGTAGTAGAGATAAATCCCATAACAGGAGAGGCAAAAAAACATATTAGTATGGGTCGTATGGCTCATGAGTGTGCTACGACGACACGTTCGAAAAATGGTAAGGTCGTAGTTTATACCGGCGATGATACCAATGACGAACATTTATATAAGTTCATATCCGATTCTGAAGATAATCTAGACAAAGGAGTTTTATATGTAGCGAATTTAGAAAGAGGCGAGTGGATACCTCTGGACAAAGATCTTCATATGGAACTGAATAAACACTATTCTTCCCAGATAGAATTATTAATCCAAACTCGTGTCGCAGCTAAAATAGCGAATGCAACTCCTCTCGCCAGACCCGAAGATATCGAAATTCACCCAGTTTCTAAAGATGTCTTTGTGAGCTTGACCAACAATAAACCCAAGGGAAACTACCACGGATCCATCCTGAAAATTATGGAAGAAAACGCCGATGCAGGCTCTATGAAATTTAAACACGAATATTTTCTCACAGGAGGAGAAGAAAGTGGCTTCTCTTGCCCAGACAATCTCGCCTTCGATGATAAATACAACCTCTGGTTTACCTCCGATATAGCGGCTGGTTCACAAAAGAAGAAACAATATACTGCTTTTAAAAATAATGGCTTGTTTATGGTACCCGTATCAGGTAAAAATGCTGGGAAAGTCATTCAAATAGCCTCCGCGCCTAATGCCGCAGAGTTTACAGGTCCCTATTTTAGTCCTGATTATAAAACACTTTTTCTCAGCGTACAGCATCCTGGTGAAACATCAAAAGATAAGGATAATTTTTTAAGCCATTGGCCGATTGGCGGTAATAGTAAGCCCATTCCGGCGGTAATTCAGATTTCATTAAAATAA